The DNA sequence TGGAGATCAACACGCTCGCGGCCGATCCGGCGACTGTCGTCTCCATGCTGCGTCATGAAGGCAAGACGGATGATCTTGTCGCCCTGACGCGCGGCAAGCAACCGCAGTTGCTCGGTTCGCTCGTGATCCCGACGGAGGCGTCGGATCTGCGAGTCGACTGCACGTGCCCCGACGACAGTGACCGCTGTATCCACGTGTTGTCGGTGTGTTTCGAGATCGCGGCGTCGATCGACAAGGAGCCCAGCACCCTGCTCACCGTGATGGGGGTTGAACTCGGCGTCTTGCTGGCCCACCTGCGGGACGCACCATCAGCCGATTCGGCCGAGCCTGACGAAGCCCCTGCACCACCGGTCGATATCGACTTCTACGGCGACGGGCGACAAATGCCCGGACTGCCACATCCACCGCCGATCGACGTGTTGTCCGAGTTGGACACCACTGCCCTCACGGCGGCTCTACGCCGATCGGGTTCTGCGGCGATGGATGTGGCGCAGGCAGTGGACGAGCTGGCTGACCTCTACGCCCGAATCATCCGCTGAGCGACTCTGTGGTGGAGCTCAGTTGAGAACCGACCTGATGACCTCGGAGACCGGGGTCGACTCCCGCCCGATGAGTGCTTGCAGGTCACCACTTGCCGTGTCCAGCTCGCCGCGCGAGATACCGGCGTCCG is a window from the Williamsia sp. DF01-3 genome containing:
- a CDS encoding SWIM zinc finger family protein, coding for MSRKKKAPERGYGLTPWSKAFLLVVEPSAEQRKIVKARSYFRDRNVIDLVMRSSRVSALVQGSQLDPFEVEINTLAADPATVVSMLRHEGKTDDLVALTRGKQPQLLGSLVIPTEASDLRVDCTCPDDSDRCIHVLSVCFEIAASIDKEPSTLLTVMGVELGVLLAHLRDAPSADSAEPDEAPAPPVDIDFYGDGRQMPGLPHPPPIDVLSELDTTALTAALRRSGSAAMDVAQAVDELADLYARIIR